One stretch of Flavobacterium sp. 9 DNA includes these proteins:
- the hppD gene encoding 4-hydroxyphenylpyruvate dioxygenase, translating into MSKEVKSVEYGLEKIFEGAQDFLPLLGTDYVEFYVGNAKQSAHYYKTAFGYQSLAYAGLETGVKDKASYVLKQDKIRIVLTTPLTQDSPIHAHLQKHGDGVKVAALWVEDARSAYEETMKRGARSFMEPTVESDEFGEVVRSGIYTYGETVHIFVERKNYNGVFLPGYKEWKSDYNPAPTGLKYIDHMVGNVGWNEMNTWVKFYEEVMGFVNFLSFDDKQINTEYSALMSKVMSNGNGRIKFPINEPAEGKKKSQIEEYLDFYGGPGIQHIAIATDDIIKTVSDLKSRGVEFLSAPPHTYYQAIPERLGVHMDMMKEDLNEIEKLAIMVDADEDGYLLQIFTKPVQDRPTLFFEIIQRMGAKGFGAGNFKALFESIEREQELRGTL; encoded by the coding sequence ATGTCAAAAGAAGTAAAATCAGTAGAATACGGATTAGAAAAAATCTTTGAAGGAGCACAAGATTTCCTTCCATTATTAGGAACAGATTATGTAGAATTCTATGTAGGAAACGCAAAACAATCTGCACATTATTACAAAACAGCTTTCGGATATCAGTCATTAGCTTACGCCGGATTAGAAACCGGAGTTAAAGACAAAGCATCTTATGTTTTGAAACAAGATAAAATCAGAATCGTTTTAACTACACCATTAACACAAGATTCTCCAATTCATGCGCATCTTCAAAAACACGGTGACGGAGTAAAAGTTGCTGCACTTTGGGTTGAAGACGCCAGAAGCGCTTACGAAGAAACGATGAAACGTGGAGCTCGTTCGTTCATGGAACCAACTGTAGAATCAGATGAATTTGGAGAAGTAGTTCGTTCCGGAATTTACACTTACGGAGAAACTGTTCATATTTTTGTAGAAAGAAAAAACTACAACGGTGTTTTCTTACCAGGTTACAAAGAATGGAAATCTGACTATAATCCAGCACCAACAGGATTAAAATATATTGATCACATGGTTGGAAATGTGGGTTGGAATGAAATGAATACTTGGGTAAAATTCTACGAAGAAGTTATGGGATTTGTAAATTTCCTATCATTCGATGACAAACAAATCAACACTGAATATTCGGCTTTGATGAGTAAAGTAATGTCAAACGGAAACGGAAGAATTAAATTTCCAATCAACGAACCAGCCGAAGGAAAGAAAAAATCACAAATCGAAGAATATTTAGATTTCTACGGTGGACCTGGAATTCAGCACATTGCTATTGCAACAGATGATATTATCAAAACAGTTTCTGACTTAAAATCTCGTGGAGTTGAGTTTTTATCTGCTCCGCCTCATACTTATTATCAGGCAATCCCAGAAAGATTAGGCGTTCACATGGATATGATGAAAGAAGATTTGAACGAAATTGAGAAACTTGCCATCATGGTCGATGCAGACGAAGATGGATATTTATTACAGATATTTACTAAGCCAGTTCAGGACAGACCAACGCTATTTTTCGAAATTATTCAAAGAATGGGAGCAAAAGGATTCGGTGCAGGGAACTTTAAAGCCCTTTTTGAGTCGATTGAGAGAGAACAAGAATTGAGAGGAACATTGTAA
- a CDS encoding patatin-like phospholipase family protein encodes MRLIQLFITNTRSKRFFSTPIKGASKVALFLQEKISFCHSPFSISIWGVTAVFSALLLFSTQNTFSQDKKQDSIKRPKIGLVLSGGGAKGFAHIGVLKVLEEAGIKIDYIGGTSMGSVIGGLYASGYNASQIDSIFKKTNFDELINDYIPRSSKNFYGKKNDELYAIVLPFSNFKVGIPEALSKGMYNYNLLSSLTRNVRHVRDFNKLPTPFLCIGTNIETGEEVLLNKGNLVQAMMASAAFPSLFTPVEIDGNLLVDGGVVNNYPIKEVRNLGADIIIGVDVQDDLMNRKNLKNATRILVQITNLQSIDKMKSKIKDTDIYIKPDIRDYGVISFDKGEEIIRKGEEAAFAVYEKIKSLVNEDNFYKKPKLKISSDTLEINKINSDKLDNYTKEYINGKLRFKPGSTITYDDLKAGINNINATQNFSTISYCLQPDGNNDDLDLVLKENPTQTFLKLGLHYDGLYKSGILLNLTHKKTFLKNDITSLDIILGDNFRYDLNYYVENGFNISFGFRSRLNQFNRNVTTSISNLTGANPNLNLINVDFLDLTNQAYFQTIFVQKFLMGGGVEYKYLKINSPTLSNAENIIDKSNYFSVFGYLKYDSFDKKTFPHSGLYFSTDLQTYLASSDYTKNFKPFSIAKAEIALAKTLFRRATIKIGADAGFNIGSDSVPFFDFILGGYGYNKINNFNYFYGYDFLSIAGNSFIKTDITLDYEIFKKNHVNLSANFANLGDDIFTTVDWVSMPKYSGYTVGYGLETIIGPIEVKQSWSPELSKSFTWFSIGFSF; translated from the coding sequence ATGCGCCTAATCCAGCTGTTCATTACAAATACTCGGTCAAAACGATTTTTTTCTACTCCAATAAAAGGAGCTTCTAAAGTCGCTCTTTTTTTGCAGGAAAAAATATCGTTTTGTCACTCGCCATTTTCCATTTCCATCTGGGGCGTGACGGCGGTTTTTTCAGCGCTTTTATTATTCAGCACACAAAATACTTTTTCACAAGATAAAAAACAAGACAGTATTAAAAGACCAAAAATCGGATTGGTTTTAAGTGGCGGAGGCGCAAAAGGATTTGCACATATTGGTGTTCTGAAAGTTCTGGAAGAAGCCGGAATCAAAATCGATTATATTGGCGGAACCAGTATGGGATCTGTAATTGGCGGACTTTATGCTTCTGGTTATAATGCTTCGCAAATTGATTCTATTTTCAAAAAAACCAATTTCGACGAATTAATAAACGATTATATTCCGCGTTCGTCTAAAAACTTTTACGGTAAAAAAAATGATGAATTGTACGCAATCGTTTTGCCGTTTAGTAATTTTAAAGTTGGAATTCCCGAAGCACTTTCTAAAGGAATGTACAATTATAATTTATTGAGTAGTTTAACTCGAAATGTGCGTCATGTTCGCGATTTTAATAAACTCCCAACTCCGTTTTTATGTATTGGAACCAATATTGAAACCGGCGAAGAAGTTTTACTGAATAAAGGAAATCTTGTTCAGGCAATGATGGCGAGTGCGGCATTTCCGTCGTTATTTACTCCGGTCGAAATTGATGGAAACTTATTAGTCGATGGAGGCGTTGTCAACAATTATCCTATAAAAGAAGTACGCAATCTTGGCGCTGATATAATTATTGGCGTTGATGTTCAGGACGATTTAATGAATCGTAAAAATCTTAAAAACGCTACCCGAATTCTGGTTCAAATTACCAATCTACAATCGATTGATAAAATGAAAAGCAAAATAAAAGACACTGATATTTACATCAAGCCGGATATTCGGGATTATGGAGTAATCTCTTTTGACAAAGGCGAAGAAATCATCCGAAAAGGTGAAGAAGCTGCTTTTGCCGTTTATGAAAAAATTAAATCATTGGTCAATGAAGATAATTTCTACAAAAAACCAAAGCTAAAAATTAGCTCTGACACACTTGAAATTAATAAAATAAACAGTGATAAATTAGACAATTATACCAAAGAATACATCAATGGTAAATTGCGTTTCAAACCCGGAAGCACCATAACTTATGACGATTTAAAAGCGGGAATCAATAATATAAATGCAACTCAAAACTTTAGTACAATTTCATATTGCCTTCAACCGGATGGTAATAATGACGATCTTGATCTTGTATTGAAAGAAAATCCAACGCAAACTTTTTTAAAACTTGGATTGCATTATGATGGTCTTTACAAAAGTGGAATTCTACTGAATCTTACGCATAAAAAAACATTCTTAAAAAATGATATTACTTCGCTTGACATTATTTTAGGAGATAATTTTAGATATGATTTGAACTATTATGTCGAAAATGGTTTCAATATCAGCTTTGGATTCCGATCTCGATTGAATCAGTTTAACCGAAATGTTACGACGAGTATTAGCAATTTAACCGGAGCAAATCCAAATCTTAATCTAATAAATGTTGACTTTCTTGATTTGACGAATCAGGCATATTTTCAAACCATTTTTGTACAAAAATTTTTAATGGGCGGAGGAGTTGAATACAAATATTTAAAGATAAACTCTCCTACTCTTTCCAATGCAGAAAACATTATTGATAAGAGTAATTATTTTAGCGTCTTTGGATATTTAAAATATGATTCTTTCGATAAAAAAACCTTTCCGCACTCGGGATTATATTTCTCTACGGATTTACAAACCTATTTAGCATCATCAGATTATACCAAAAATTTCAAACCTTTCTCTATTGCCAAAGCCGAAATTGCCCTTGCAAAAACATTATTCAGAAGAGCTACAATTAAAATTGGTGCAGATGCCGGATTTAATATTGGTAGTGACAGCGTACCTTTCTTCGATTTTATATTGGGTGGTTACGGTTACAACAAAATCAATAATTTCAATTATTTCTATGGATATGATTTCTTAAGTATTGCAGGAAACAGTTTCATAAAAACTGATATTACTTTAGATTATGAAATTTTCAAAAAGAATCACGTTAACCTTTCTGCCAATTTTGCCAACTTAGGCGATGATATTTTTACCACGGTAGATTGGGTTTCAATGCCCAAATATTCTGGTTATACTGTAGGTTACGGATTAGAAACTATTATTGGCCCAATCGAAGTTAAGCAATCGTGGTCGCCGGAACTTTCAAAAAGTTTTACGTGGTTTAGTATCGGGTTTTCATTTTAA
- the uvrC gene encoding excinuclease ABC subunit UvrC, with product MQKPSLDLQIQTLPDNPGVYQYYDKDGKILYVGKAKNLKKRVSSYFNKIHDTAKTNVLVKKIVTIKHIVVPTETDALLLENNLIKTLQPRYNVLLRDDKSYPWICIKKEPFSRIFSTRRMVKDGSEYFGPYTSFKTVHTILELIKELYPLRTCNYDLSKSNIDSGKFKVCLEYHIGNCKGPCEGFESLEDYQKQVDAIREILKGNFKESMKDFKRLMTKYAQNLQFEEAQKIKEKIEVLENYQSRSTIVNPKITNIDVFSIVSDESAAYVNFLQISHGSIIRSHTLEMKKKLDETDEELLELAIIELRERFQLLSKEIIVPFEIDLGENIKTTVPQLGDKKQILDLSIRNAKFYRIEQLKQLQIVDPDRHTNRIMAQMQKDLRLHVEPRHIECFDNSNIQGTNPVAACVVFKDGKASKKDYRHFNVKTVEGPDDFASMTEIVYRRYKRLLDENQPLPQLIIIDGGKGQLSAALKSIDELGLRGKIAIIGIAKRLEELFYPGDSIPLYLDKKSETLKVIQQLRNEAHRFGITFHRDKRSKAALNSSVESIPGIGEKTMLTLIQHFKSVKRLKLASEKEISDVIGVSKAKKIVDFYKTN from the coding sequence ATGCAAAAACCGTCCTTAGATCTTCAAATCCAAACCTTGCCGGACAATCCCGGTGTGTATCAATATTATGATAAAGACGGGAAGATCTTATATGTTGGAAAAGCGAAAAATCTTAAAAAAAGAGTTTCTTCTTATTTCAATAAAATTCACGATACTGCCAAAACGAATGTTCTGGTAAAAAAAATTGTGACCATAAAACACATCGTCGTTCCTACCGAAACCGATGCACTTTTATTAGAAAACAATTTAATCAAAACTTTACAGCCACGCTATAATGTATTGTTGCGCGATGACAAAAGTTATCCTTGGATTTGCATCAAAAAAGAACCTTTTTCGAGAATATTTTCTACCCGAAGAATGGTCAAAGATGGTTCTGAATATTTTGGACCTTATACAAGTTTCAAAACTGTACATACAATTTTAGAGTTAATCAAAGAATTGTATCCGCTTAGAACTTGCAATTATGATTTAAGTAAATCAAATATAGATTCAGGCAAGTTCAAAGTTTGTCTGGAATATCATATTGGCAATTGCAAAGGTCCATGCGAAGGCTTTGAGTCTCTGGAAGATTATCAAAAACAAGTCGATGCGATTCGCGAGATTCTGAAAGGAAATTTCAAGGAAAGCATGAAAGACTTCAAGCGTTTAATGACAAAATATGCGCAGAATTTACAATTTGAAGAAGCTCAAAAAATCAAAGAAAAAATCGAAGTTCTTGAAAATTATCAGTCAAGATCTACGATTGTAAATCCGAAGATTACCAATATTGATGTTTTCTCGATTGTCTCTGATGAAAGTGCGGCTTATGTAAACTTCCTGCAAATATCACACGGATCAATTATTCGTTCGCATACTTTAGAAATGAAGAAAAAACTGGACGAGACTGACGAAGAGCTTTTAGAATTGGCAATTATAGAACTTCGCGAGCGTTTTCAGTTATTATCAAAAGAAATAATTGTTCCGTTTGAAATTGATTTGGGCGAAAACATCAAAACAACCGTTCCTCAACTCGGAGATAAAAAACAGATATTAGATTTATCGATTCGAAATGCTAAGTTTTACCGAATCGAACAACTCAAACAATTGCAAATTGTAGATCCTGATCGACACACGAATCGAATCATGGCGCAAATGCAAAAAGATTTGCGTTTACATGTTGAACCGCGACATATCGAATGTTTTGATAACTCGAATATTCAGGGAACAAATCCGGTTGCGGCTTGTGTGGTTTTTAAAGACGGAAAAGCAAGCAAAAAAGATTATCGTCATTTTAATGTAAAAACCGTTGAAGGTCCGGACGATTTTGCTTCGATGACCGAAATCGTGTATCGCCGTTACAAAAGATTATTAGACGAAAATCAACCTCTTCCGCAATTGATTATTATCGACGGTGGAAAAGGGCAATTATCTGCTGCTTTAAAAAGTATCGATGAATTAGGTTTACGCGGAAAAATTGCGATTATTGGAATTGCAAAACGACTCGAAGAACTTTTTTATCCCGGAGATTCTATCCCGTTATATTTGGATAAAAAATCGGAAACATTAAAGGTAATTCAGCAATTGCGAAATGAAGCGCACCGTTTTGGAATCACCTTTCATCGCGACAAACGTAGCAAAGCTGCCTTGAACTCGTCTGTAGAAAGTATACCGGGAATTGGAGAAAAAACCATGCTAACGTTAATACAACATTTCAAAAGTGTTAAAAGATTGAAACTAGCATCAGAAAAAGAAATTTCGGATGTAATTGGAGTATCAAAAGCCAAAAAAATTGTCGACTTTTACAAAACCAACTAG
- a CDS encoding 5-formyltetrahydrofolate cyclo-ligase yields the protein MPTNKKELRLHYKTLRKQLSENDIEEKSLAIANNLIGLPIWDKTYYHVFLPIEEQKEVNTEYILHLLSGKDKEIVVSKSDFETRGMSHFLLTDSTKIKKNEYNIPEPVNGLPVPSETIDVVFVPLLAFDILGNRVGYGKGFYDKFLSECKPETIKIGLSFFESEDQIEDVFESDVKLDYCITPQKIYTF from the coding sequence ATGCCGACGAATAAAAAAGAATTACGACTACACTATAAAACTCTTCGAAAACAACTTTCTGAAAATGATATCGAAGAAAAGAGTTTGGCTATAGCCAATAATTTAATTGGGTTGCCTATTTGGGATAAAACGTATTACCATGTTTTTCTACCTATCGAAGAACAAAAAGAAGTAAATACCGAATACATTTTACATTTATTATCCGGAAAAGACAAAGAAATTGTGGTTTCTAAAAGTGATTTTGAAACCCGCGGAATGTCTCATTTTTTATTGACTGATAGTACTAAAATAAAGAAAAACGAATACAATATTCCCGAACCTGTAAATGGTTTGCCAGTTCCATCAGAAACTATCGATGTGGTTTTTGTTCCGCTTTTGGCTTTTGATATTTTAGGAAACAGAGTTGGTTACGGAAAAGGTTTTTATGATAAATTTCTATCCGAATGTAAACCTGAAACCATCAAAATTGGTCTTTCCTTTTTTGAATCCGAAGATCAAATCGAAGATGTTTTTGAATCTGATGTAAAATTGGATTATTGTATTACACCTCAAAAAATATATACTTTTTAG
- a CDS encoding VWA domain-containing protein: protein MKNKAFYLMAFLLLILVSCKKQDAEAVETMDMTVVSTDELPEENISDPNTESYAGLEENPFESPQKSPLSTFSIDVDNASYTNIRRFINEGQKVPKDAVRVEEMMNFFKYNYPQPEGQHPFSINTELSDSPWNKNCQLLKIGLQGKNIPMTNLPASNLVFLIDVSGSMDESNKLPLLKESMKILVKELRPQDKVSIVVYAGSAGVVLEPTSGDEKEEILEAFDNLSAGGSTAGGEGIELAYKLAQENFIKEGNNRVVIATDGDFNVGASSDVEMEKLIEEKRKSGVFLTVLGYGMGNFKDSKMEILADKGNGNYAYIDNIQEANRFLGKEFKGSMFAIAKDVKIQIEFNPKHVQAYRLIGYENRKLNAEDFKNDKIDAGELGSGHTVTALYEIIPTGVESDYVPSDLKYTKVSQNDSGNGNELATIKFRYKKPDGDKSIEMVSTIGTKKVALDESSSDFKFTTAVAWFGLKLRDSKFIANTSTSDIKRLAKSGLSNDEDGYKAEFIRLVDAVN from the coding sequence ATGAAAAATAAAGCTTTTTATTTGATGGCATTCCTTTTACTTATTTTAGTTAGTTGTAAAAAACAAGATGCCGAAGCCGTAGAGACAATGGATATGACAGTTGTTTCGACCGATGAACTTCCAGAAGAAAACATTTCAGATCCTAATACTGAAAGCTATGCCGGACTTGAAGAAAATCCTTTTGAGTCTCCACAAAAATCACCACTTTCTACTTTTTCTATCGATGTTGATAATGCATCGTATACCAATATTCGCCGATTTATTAACGAAGGACAAAAGGTTCCAAAAGATGCAGTTCGTGTCGAGGAAATGATGAATTTCTTCAAGTACAATTATCCACAGCCAGAAGGACAACATCCGTTTTCGATTAACACGGAATTAAGCGATAGTCCGTGGAATAAAAATTGTCAACTATTGAAAATTGGTTTACAGGGAAAAAATATTCCAATGACTAATTTGCCCGCTTCAAACCTTGTGTTTCTAATTGATGTTTCGGGTTCGATGGATGAATCTAATAAACTTCCATTATTAAAAGAATCGATGAAGATTTTGGTGAAAGAACTTCGTCCGCAGGATAAAGTTTCGATTGTAGTTTATGCCGGTTCTGCGGGTGTTGTTTTAGAACCGACTTCAGGCGATGAAAAAGAGGAGATTTTAGAGGCTTTTGATAATTTAAGTGCTGGCGGAAGTACAGCTGGAGGAGAAGGAATTGAACTTGCTTATAAACTTGCTCAGGAAAACTTTATAAAAGAAGGAAATAACCGTGTTGTTATTGCTACAGATGGTGATTTTAATGTTGGAGCATCTTCTGATGTGGAAATGGAAAAACTAATCGAAGAGAAAAGAAAATCAGGTGTTTTCTTAACTGTTTTAGGATATGGAATGGGAAATTTCAAGGACAGCAAAATGGAAATCCTTGCCGATAAAGGAAACGGGAATTATGCTTATATTGATAATATTCAGGAAGCCAATCGTTTTCTGGGAAAAGAATTCAAAGGTTCGATGTTTGCCATTGCTAAAGATGTAAAGATTCAAATCGAATTTAATCCAAAGCACGTTCAGGCTTACCGATTAATTGGATATGAAAACAGAAAATTAAATGCAGAGGATTTTAAAAATGATAAAATCGATGCCGGAGAATTAGGAAGCGGTCACACCGTTACGGCTTTATATGAAATTATTCCAACAGGCGTTGAAAGCGATTATGTTCCTTCAGATTTAAAATACACAAAAGTAAGTCAGAATGATTCCGGGAATGGTAATGAATTGGCAACGATTAAATTTAGATATAAAAAACCTGATGGTGATAAAAGTATCGAAATGGTAAGTACAATCGGTACGAAGAAAGTTGCTTTAGACGAAAGTTCTTCAGACTTTAAATTTACAACCGCAGTTGCCTGGTTTGGATTAAAATTGAGAGATTCAAAATTTATAGCAAACACTTCTACTTCGGATATAAAAAGATTAGCTAAATCAGGTTTATCAAATGACGAAGATGGTTACAAAGCCGAGTTCATTAGATTGGTTGATGCCGTAAATTAG
- a CDS encoding succinylglutamate desuccinylase/aspartoacylase family protein has translation MKNNTPLVIFDEAILPGESKTINVEIARLHTTTKLNIPVIVRRSKIEGPVVLFSAGIHGDEINGVEIVRQIISKKINRPARGTIICIPIINMYGFVNKSREFPDGRDLNRVFPGSKKGSLASRFAYHIVAQVLPIIDYAVDFHAGGASRFNAPQIRITENNPELKLLADVFNAPFTLYSKNIGGSFRNTCEKANVKMLLFEGGKSLDINDLVANEGVMGVKRLLNYLKMLDPKHIVEEAEDPSIYIKNSVWLRAKCSGLLHDYNRIGRFVTKGTILAIITDPFGKFEQKVKAPHDGFVINANHSPIVYEGDAIYHMSKNSLDNADE, from the coding sequence ATGAAAAATAATACGCCCCTGGTTATTTTTGACGAAGCCATTTTGCCCGGAGAAAGCAAAACGATAAACGTCGAAATTGCTCGTTTGCACACCACTACAAAACTTAATATTCCGGTTATTGTACGCCGCTCAAAAATTGAAGGTCCGGTAGTTTTATTCTCCGCCGGAATTCATGGCGACGAAATTAACGGAGTCGAAATCGTCAGACAGATCATCAGCAAAAAAATTAATCGTCCGGCAAGAGGAACTATTATTTGTATTCCGATTATCAATATGTACGGTTTCGTCAATAAATCACGCGAGTTTCCTGACGGAAGAGATTTAAATCGTGTTTTTCCGGGAAGCAAAAAAGGTTCTTTGGCGAGTAGATTTGCCTATCATATTGTTGCGCAGGTTTTGCCAATTATAGATTATGCTGTCGATTTTCATGCCGGAGGAGCCAGCCGATTTAATGCGCCACAAATAAGAATCACAGAAAATAATCCCGAATTGAAACTTCTGGCAGATGTTTTTAATGCGCCGTTTACACTTTATTCTAAAAATATTGGTGGTTCTTTTAGAAATACCTGCGAAAAAGCAAATGTGAAAATGCTTCTTTTTGAAGGTGGAAAATCATTGGACATTAATGATTTAGTTGCAAATGAAGGTGTGATGGGAGTGAAGCGTTTATTGAATTATCTAAAAATGCTTGATCCAAAACATATCGTTGAAGAAGCAGAAGATCCTTCGATATATATTAAAAATTCTGTTTGGCTGCGTGCAAAATGTTCCGGTTTATTGCATGATTACAATAGAATTGGACGTTTTGTGACCAAAGGAACTATTTTGGCAATTATAACAGATCCGTTTGGTAAATTTGAACAAAAAGTAAAAGCACCTCACGACGGATTTGTGATCAACGCTAATCATTCGCCAATTGTGTACGAAGGTGATGCGATTTATCATATGTCTAAAAATAGCCTCGATAATGCCGACGAATAA
- a CDS encoding homogentisate 1,2-dioxygenase has translation MPLYHKLGDFPQKRHTQFEKPNGGFYYEQLFGTEGFHGHSSLSYHVHRPTQVKEILNSYSVEPKIAIGKNIKSLLFKGFELKPENDFLDSRKPMLVNKDCIIGLAAPKESLRNYFYKNADADEMLFIHKGKGKLRTMLGNIPFEYGDYLIIPRGIIYQIEFETEENRLFYVESYSPFYTPKRYKNQSGQHLEHSPFCERDFILPNELETHDEKGDFLIKIKKEGMIHEVVYATHPFDVVGWDGYNFPYGFSIHNFEPITGRVHQPPPVHQTFETATFVVCSFCPRLYDYHPKAIPAPYNHSNIDSDEVLYYVDGDFMSRNNIEQGHITLHPKGIPHGPAPGAMERSIGHKETHELAVMVDTFRPLMVTEEAMGLDDGQYYKSWTE, from the coding sequence ATGCCATTATATCATAAACTTGGAGATTTCCCTCAAAAAAGACACACCCAATTCGAAAAACCAAACGGAGGTTTCTACTACGAACAATTATTTGGAACCGAAGGTTTTCACGGACATTCGTCACTTTCTTATCATGTTCACAGACCAACGCAGGTTAAGGAAATTTTAAACTCCTATTCGGTTGAACCAAAAATTGCAATCGGAAAAAATATAAAATCATTACTTTTTAAAGGTTTTGAATTAAAACCTGAAAATGATTTTCTGGACAGCCGCAAACCAATGTTAGTCAACAAAGATTGCATTATAGGATTGGCAGCTCCAAAAGAATCTCTTAGAAATTATTTCTACAAAAATGCCGATGCCGATGAAATGCTTTTCATCCATAAAGGAAAAGGAAAATTAAGAACCATGCTCGGGAATATTCCATTTGAATATGGTGATTACTTAATTATTCCAAGAGGCATTATTTACCAAATAGAATTTGAAACCGAGGAAAATCGTCTTTTTTATGTCGAGTCTTATTCTCCTTTTTATACTCCAAAACGTTATAAAAACCAATCAGGTCAACATTTAGAACATTCGCCATTTTGCGAACGTGATTTTATTTTGCCAAACGAATTGGAAACCCATGACGAAAAAGGTGATTTTTTAATCAAAATCAAAAAAGAAGGAATGATTCACGAAGTCGTTTATGCTACACATCCTTTTGACGTTGTGGGTTGGGACGGTTACAATTTTCCATATGGATTTTCGATTCATAATTTCGAACCAATAACGGGACGTGTTCACCAACCGCCTCCGGTACATCAAACTTTCGAAACGGCAACTTTTGTCGTTTGTTCATTCTGCCCTAGACTTTACGATTATCACCCGAAAGCAATTCCGGCGCCATACAATCACAGCAATATAGATTCTGACGAAGTATTATATTATGTTGATGGCGATTTTATGAGTCGTAATAATATAGAGCAAGGTCACATCACTTTACACCCAAAAGGAATTCCGCATGGTCCAGCACCAGGCGCAATGGAACGTAGTATTGGTCATAAAGAAACTCATGAATTAGCCGTTATGGTTGATACTTTCCGCCCATTAATGGTTACGGAAGAAGCAATGGGACTTGACGATGGTCAGTATTATAAATCTTGGACTGAGTAA
- a CDS encoding tetratricopeptide repeat protein has protein sequence MKHIVYLFLLITQVFFAQSSFEKGNALYQKGQYQQAVDVYESVIKEDKQQSAELYFNLANSYYKLNKVAPSIYNYEKALVLKPHDPETLNNLKFAKKLTIDEIKEVPKVGFAKLIQNFTGIFDYNIWAKIAVGFGFLFLLAFIGYYFSELTLTKRIYFIGMFILLVALLLSIFAGMSEKNHFDNDRPAIVFSELSEVRSEPQKAGAAIFLLHEGSKVYVMETLGKWKKIELTDRTEGWIDGTTIKEVK, from the coding sequence ATGAAACATATCGTATATCTTTTTTTATTAATCACTCAGGTTTTCTTTGCTCAAAGCAGCTTTGAAAAAGGAAATGCATTGTACCAAAAAGGACAATATCAGCAAGCTGTAGATGTTTATGAAAGTGTTATTAAAGAAGACAAACAACAATCTGCTGAGTTGTATTTTAACCTGGCAAACAGTTATTATAAATTAAATAAAGTAGCACCTTCGATTTATAATTATGAGAAAGCTTTGGTTCTAAAACCTCATGATCCGGAAACTTTAAACAATTTAAAATTTGCCAAAAAACTAACAATCGACGAGATCAAAGAAGTTCCGAAAGTAGGTTTCGCAAAACTGATTCAGAACTTTACCGGTATTTTCGATTATAATATCTGGGCAAAAATCGCTGTTGGATTTGGATTTTTATTTCTACTGGCATTTATTGGATATTACTTTTCAGAACTTACACTTACAAAAAGAATTTATTTCATTGGAATGTTTATTCTTTTGGTTGCTTTGCTATTAAGCATTTTTGCCGGAATGTCTGAGAAAAATCATTTTGACAACGATCGTCCTGCAATTGTTTTTTCAGAGTTAAGCGAAGTTAGAAGCGAACCTCAAAAAGCAGGCGCAGCTATTTTCTTGTTGCACGAAGGATCAAAAGTTTACGTAATGGAAACTCTTGGAAAATGGAAAAAAATCGAATTAACTGACCGAACTGAAGGTTGGATCGACGGCACAACAATTAAAGAAGTAAAATAA